The following are from one region of the Vitis riparia cultivar Riparia Gloire de Montpellier isolate 1030 chromosome 9, EGFV_Vit.rip_1.0, whole genome shotgun sequence genome:
- the LOC117922076 gene encoding E3 ubiquitin-protein ligase KEG-like isoform X1 — translation MRTFNASGIFKLGIRINVLSQSSHRGYDHHLNEKMAEKIGAAPPPASFEYELFEGDPDHLRTVAATSTQLSPWIDPASLKLKHRIGRGLFGDVWLATHHQSADDYDEYHEVAVKMLHTIREDHMQMFLDKFAGIFLKCRQLKGVCWLHGISIKTGKVCIAMKFYEGSVGDRMAHLKGGKLPLSDVLRYGIELAKGVMELHSTGVLVLNLKPSNFLLNEHDQVVLGDMGIPYLLLGIPLPNPDMVLRLGTPNYMAPEQWEPEVRGPISCETDTWGFGCSIVEMLTGVQPWCGRSIEEMYQSVVIKQEKPLIPSGLPPEVENVLNGCFEYDLRNRPLMVDILQAFESSQNAVYSDGGWIGLESRTCTERSNSRGYTSWFLSKDSLHVGDIVRSRKPLNACKPQIMDVPEGTVVGFDGDNDRDGFVLVKIRGKHNPLRVHVSTLERVTSGLVVTDWVRLKEPNRKHSTVGILHSVQRDGSVAVGFLGLETLWRGHSSELQMAETYYVGQFVRLKTNVFTPRFDWPRKKGGAWVTGRIAQVLPNGCLVVRFPGRFVFGVESNSFLADPAEVELVSFDKCHGVVEKYHHIEDFHWAVRPLVIAFGVFTTLKLGVFVGGNVCVRMRKSPRNLTPNDGQCQDGQAGGNPAWIPPTVANILFREGPPTATAR, via the exons ATGCGCACATTTAATGCATCAGGgatttttaagttaggaattagGATTAATGTTTTGTCCCAATCGAGCCACAGAGGATATGATCACCATTTAAAT GAAAAAATGGCTGAGAAGATTGGAGCAGCTCCGCCACCAGCTTCTTTTGAGTATGAGCTTTTTGAAGGAGATCCAGACCACCTTAGAACTGTTGCAGCTACATCAACCCAGTTGAGCCCATGGATTGATCCTGCCTCTTTGAAACTTAAGCACAGGATTGGACGAGGCCTCTTTGGTGATGTTTGGTTAGCAACGCATCATCAGTCCGCAGATGATTATGATGAATATCATGAAGTTGCTGTTAAGATGTTACATACGATAAGGGAGGATCACATGCAAATGTTTTTGGATAAATTTGCAGGGATATTTTTGAAATGCCGACAACTAAAAGGTGTTTGTTGGTTGCATGGTATCTCAATCAAGACAGGAAAG GTCTGCATTGCTATGAAATTTTATGAGGGATCGGTGGGTGATCGAATGGCTCATCTTAAAGGAGGCAAGCTTCCATTGTCTGATGTTTTAAG GTATGGAATCGAGTTGGCTAAAGGAGTTATGGAGTTGCACTCCACAGGGGTCCTGGTGCTAAACCTTAAGCCATCTAACTTCCTGCTTAATGAACATGACCAAGTGGTTCTAGGAGATATGGGAATCCCATATCTACTCCTTGGGATTCCATTGCCCAATCCTGATATGGTTCTGAGACTTGGAACGCCAAATTATATGGCTCCAGAACAGTGGGAACCAGAAGTAAGAGGACCAATATCTTGTGAAACTGATACATGGGGTTTTGGCTGCAGCATAGTGGAGATGTTGACTGGTGTTCAACCCTGGTGTGGGAGATCAATTGAAGAAATGTATCAATCAGTTGTTATTAAGCAAGAAAAACCGCTTATTCCAAGCGGCCTGCCGCCTGAAGTTGAGAATGTTCTCAATGGCTGCTTTGAGTATGACCTCCGTAATCGACCTTTAATGGTAGATATTTTGCAAGCATTCGAAAG CTCACAGAATGCTGTTTACAGTGATGGAGGATGGATTGGTCTAGAAAGCAGAACATGTACAGAGAGATCAAATAGCCGTGGCTACACATCCTGGTTCCTCTCAAAGGACTCTCTCCATGTGGGTGACATAGTTCGTTCCAGAAAGCCACTAAATGCATGTAAACCTCAAATCATGGATGTTCCAGAAGGGACTGTGGTTGGTTTCGATGGTGACAATGATCGAGATGGTTTTGTTCTGGTGAAAATCCGTGGAAAACACAACCCTTTAAGAGTGCATGTGTCAACACTTGAAAGGGTCACATCTGGCTTGGTAGTGACAGATTGGGTGCGCTTGAAAGAGCCAAACAGAAAGCACTCAACTGTTGGTATTCTACATTCTGTGCAGCGTGATGGAAGTGTAGCTGTTGGATTTCTAGGGCTTGAGACTCTCTGGAGAGGGCATTCCTCTGAGCTTCAAATGGCAGAAACTTATTATGTGGGACAGTTCGTGAGGCTGAAGACAAATGTGTTTACCCCCAGGTTTGATTGGCCTCGTAAAAAGGGCGGAGCATGGGTTACTGGGAGGATTGCACAAGTCCTTCCAAATGGGTGTCTTGTCGTAAGGTTCCCAGGGAGGTTTGTGTTTGGGGTTGAATCAAACAGCTTCTTGGCTGATCCAGCTGAAGTGGAACTAGTGTCCTTTGATAAGTGTCATGGTGTGGTGGAGAAGTACCATCATATTGAGGATTTTCACTGGGCTGTAAGGCCTTTGGTCATTGCATTTGGTGTATTTACAACCTTGAAGCTTGGAGTCTTTGTTGGTGGAAATGTGTGTGTAAGAATGAGGAAGAGCCCAAGAAATCTGACCCCAAATGATGGCCAGTGTCAGGATGGCCAAGCTGGTGGCAATCCAGCATGGATTCCTCCCACAGTTGCTAACATCCTTTTCCGAGAAGGTCCTCCCACAGCTACTGCTAGGTAA
- the LOC117922076 gene encoding E3 ubiquitin-protein ligase KEG-like isoform X2 — protein MAEKIGAAPPPASFEYELFEGDPDHLRTVAATSTQLSPWIDPASLKLKHRIGRGLFGDVWLATHHQSADDYDEYHEVAVKMLHTIREDHMQMFLDKFAGIFLKCRQLKGVCWLHGISIKTGKVCIAMKFYEGSVGDRMAHLKGGKLPLSDVLRYGIELAKGVMELHSTGVLVLNLKPSNFLLNEHDQVVLGDMGIPYLLLGIPLPNPDMVLRLGTPNYMAPEQWEPEVRGPISCETDTWGFGCSIVEMLTGVQPWCGRSIEEMYQSVVIKQEKPLIPSGLPPEVENVLNGCFEYDLRNRPLMVDILQAFESSQNAVYSDGGWIGLESRTCTERSNSRGYTSWFLSKDSLHVGDIVRSRKPLNACKPQIMDVPEGTVVGFDGDNDRDGFVLVKIRGKHNPLRVHVSTLERVTSGLVVTDWVRLKEPNRKHSTVGILHSVQRDGSVAVGFLGLETLWRGHSSELQMAETYYVGQFVRLKTNVFTPRFDWPRKKGGAWVTGRIAQVLPNGCLVVRFPGRFVFGVESNSFLADPAEVELVSFDKCHGVVEKYHHIEDFHWAVRPLVIAFGVFTTLKLGVFVGGNVCVRMRKSPRNLTPNDGQCQDGQAGGNPAWIPPTVANILFREGPPTATAR, from the exons ATGGCTGAGAAGATTGGAGCAGCTCCGCCACCAGCTTCTTTTGAGTATGAGCTTTTTGAAGGAGATCCAGACCACCTTAGAACTGTTGCAGCTACATCAACCCAGTTGAGCCCATGGATTGATCCTGCCTCTTTGAAACTTAAGCACAGGATTGGACGAGGCCTCTTTGGTGATGTTTGGTTAGCAACGCATCATCAGTCCGCAGATGATTATGATGAATATCATGAAGTTGCTGTTAAGATGTTACATACGATAAGGGAGGATCACATGCAAATGTTTTTGGATAAATTTGCAGGGATATTTTTGAAATGCCGACAACTAAAAGGTGTTTGTTGGTTGCATGGTATCTCAATCAAGACAGGAAAG GTCTGCATTGCTATGAAATTTTATGAGGGATCGGTGGGTGATCGAATGGCTCATCTTAAAGGAGGCAAGCTTCCATTGTCTGATGTTTTAAG GTATGGAATCGAGTTGGCTAAAGGAGTTATGGAGTTGCACTCCACAGGGGTCCTGGTGCTAAACCTTAAGCCATCTAACTTCCTGCTTAATGAACATGACCAAGTGGTTCTAGGAGATATGGGAATCCCATATCTACTCCTTGGGATTCCATTGCCCAATCCTGATATGGTTCTGAGACTTGGAACGCCAAATTATATGGCTCCAGAACAGTGGGAACCAGAAGTAAGAGGACCAATATCTTGTGAAACTGATACATGGGGTTTTGGCTGCAGCATAGTGGAGATGTTGACTGGTGTTCAACCCTGGTGTGGGAGATCAATTGAAGAAATGTATCAATCAGTTGTTATTAAGCAAGAAAAACCGCTTATTCCAAGCGGCCTGCCGCCTGAAGTTGAGAATGTTCTCAATGGCTGCTTTGAGTATGACCTCCGTAATCGACCTTTAATGGTAGATATTTTGCAAGCATTCGAAAG CTCACAGAATGCTGTTTACAGTGATGGAGGATGGATTGGTCTAGAAAGCAGAACATGTACAGAGAGATCAAATAGCCGTGGCTACACATCCTGGTTCCTCTCAAAGGACTCTCTCCATGTGGGTGACATAGTTCGTTCCAGAAAGCCACTAAATGCATGTAAACCTCAAATCATGGATGTTCCAGAAGGGACTGTGGTTGGTTTCGATGGTGACAATGATCGAGATGGTTTTGTTCTGGTGAAAATCCGTGGAAAACACAACCCTTTAAGAGTGCATGTGTCAACACTTGAAAGGGTCACATCTGGCTTGGTAGTGACAGATTGGGTGCGCTTGAAAGAGCCAAACAGAAAGCACTCAACTGTTGGTATTCTACATTCTGTGCAGCGTGATGGAAGTGTAGCTGTTGGATTTCTAGGGCTTGAGACTCTCTGGAGAGGGCATTCCTCTGAGCTTCAAATGGCAGAAACTTATTATGTGGGACAGTTCGTGAGGCTGAAGACAAATGTGTTTACCCCCAGGTTTGATTGGCCTCGTAAAAAGGGCGGAGCATGGGTTACTGGGAGGATTGCACAAGTCCTTCCAAATGGGTGTCTTGTCGTAAGGTTCCCAGGGAGGTTTGTGTTTGGGGTTGAATCAAACAGCTTCTTGGCTGATCCAGCTGAAGTGGAACTAGTGTCCTTTGATAAGTGTCATGGTGTGGTGGAGAAGTACCATCATATTGAGGATTTTCACTGGGCTGTAAGGCCTTTGGTCATTGCATTTGGTGTATTTACAACCTTGAAGCTTGGAGTCTTTGTTGGTGGAAATGTGTGTGTAAGAATGAGGAAGAGCCCAAGAAATCTGACCCCAAATGATGGCCAGTGTCAGGATGGCCAAGCTGGTGGCAATCCAGCATGGATTCCTCCCACAGTTGCTAACATCCTTTTCCGAGAAGGTCCTCCCACAGCTACTGCTAGGTAA